One window of the Archaeoglobus sulfaticallidus PM70-1 genome contains the following:
- a CDS encoding dissimilatory sulfite reductase D family protein, protein MSEFDEEVKQKVLEKLAQKPWSTRDLAKILKMKKREVDKICKELINEGKATYWSSGSTAYVTTVEKAEEMEAKRKEAH, encoded by the coding sequence ATGTCTGAATTTGATGAAGAAGTCAAGCAGAAAGTTTTGGAAAAGCTCGCTCAGAAGCCATGGTCCACAAGGGATCTTGCTAAAATCCTGAAAATGAAAAAGAGGGAAGTGGATAAAATCTGCAAAGAGCTTATCAATGAAGGAAAGGCAACATACTGGAGCTCAGGCTCTACTGCATATGTCACGACAGTAGAGAAGGCTGAGGAGATGGAAGCTAAGAGGAAAGAAGCTCACTAA
- the dsrB gene encoding dissimilatory-type sulfite reductase subunit beta, whose amino-acid sequence MASEPVEEYISDIGPPHYEKFLPPVIKNNYGKWAYHEVLKPGVLVHVAESGDKIYTVRVGSPRLLSIYTIRELCDIADKYCDGYLRFTSRNNIEFLLTDESKIDPLIEEVEKLGFPVGGTWDATKAKYALSNIVHTQGWIHCHTPAIDASGPVKALMDALFDHFKNMDLPGLCRISLACCLNMCGAVHASDISLVGIHRTPPMVDDDVVRRTCELPSTVAGCPTGALRPDMKNKTIKVDKEKCMYCGNCYTMCPGMPLFDPENGGVAILAGGKLSDARSPARLSKVVVPYLPNNPPRWPEVVDTVKAILEAWAAEAKPHERIAEWIDRIGWEKFFEKTGIEFKVQLIDDFRQPRHTFRTTTQFRW is encoded by the coding sequence ATGGCAAGCGAACCTGTTGAAGAATATATTAGTGATATCGGTCCCCCACACTATGAGAAGTTCTTGCCACCTGTGATTAAGAATAACTATGGCAAGTGGGCTTATCATGAGGTACTCAAGCCGGGAGTACTCGTGCATGTTGCAGAGAGTGGGGACAAGATTTACACGGTTAGAGTTGGTTCTCCGAGATTGTTGAGCATCTATACAATAAGAGAGCTGTGTGACATCGCTGACAAGTACTGTGATGGTTATCTGAGATTCACGAGCAGAAACAACATCGAGTTCTTGCTCACCGATGAGAGCAAGATTGACCCCCTCATTGAGGAGGTTGAGAAGCTCGGGTTCCCGGTTGGTGGAACCTGGGATGCCACAAAGGCAAAATATGCCCTCTCAAACATCGTCCACACCCAGGGCTGGATACACTGCCACACTCCAGCTATCGATGCATCTGGGCCAGTTAAGGCATTGATGGATGCTCTGTTTGACCACTTCAAGAACATGGATCTGCCGGGACTTTGCAGGATTTCTCTCGCATGCTGCCTGAACATGTGTGGAGCTGTCCACGCATCAGACATCTCTCTCGTAGGTATCCACAGAACTCCGCCAATGGTTGATGACGATGTTGTCAGAAGGACCTGTGAGCTTCCATCAACAGTTGCTGGATGCCCAACCGGTGCCCTCAGGCCGGACATGAAGAACAAGACGATCAAGGTTGACAAGGAGAAATGTATGTACTGTGGTAACTGTTACACAATGTGCCCAGGTATGCCACTCTTTGACCCAGAGAACGGTGGTGTGGCTATACTTGCTGGCGGTAAGCTGTCAGATGCGAGATCTCCAGCAAGACTCTCGAAAGTTGTTGTGCCATACCTGCCAAACAATCCACCAAGGTGGCCAGAGGTTGTTGATACTGTAAAGGCAATCCTCGAGGCATGGGCTGCTGAGGCCAAGCCACACGAGAGAATCGCAGAGTGGATCGATAGAATCGGCTGGGAGAAGTTCTTTGAGAAGACGGGCATCGAATTCAAAGTGCAGCTGATTGACGACTTCAGACAGCCAAGGCACACATTCAGAACAACAACCCAGTTCAGATGGTAA
- a CDS encoding glycosyl hydrolase, giving the protein MGDEKMHLTWKVATVVILTVLIVSVSGCIMRNNLEKHIKTGEKSSSEAPFILAASSEDGIHFSESEKVIQGSVPEVLKVNGKFLMYYVIPGEDEIRIAESEDGIHFHNSQVVIEKGDEYDKFGAVDPAVIQISENLFRMYYVGWEEDIPGGWGRNSLLTAISTDGIHWKKERKILSKEKLSDVAVIRIENGFRIYYSDKDNLYAFDSADGVNITKDWGRIMERVSVPFVLKTDNEYRLYYTKVPDSPEEGIDVYLSTSKDGINFTGEKLILENADAPCVIKVNEKFVIYYHIPPPPPPEASGEEKSVLRSMPQGTATLSDRFGFVCFDPLAISDLNLGWLRPHPGPFIWDKIEPERGKYDFSEADEVVREAQAMGLNILATIWPYAKWDQEKWGNIDRFVEKRDFPELPFSRYKPYNMQAYKEFVKALVERYDGDGFNDMPGLTKPIKYWEVINEPSTGIICKFEGKNAGFFKGDAEDYFEVLKVTYEAIKEADKDAKVLNGGMVPLPPEKGEVSDGFYGFWNKVFEMGGSKYIDIVNFHSFSPYEDAIRLKERFGKYVAGKPLWVTEFSATDEYRYVEASKSFGEGVERIFYTAYRAFPEAPEDLITGSLIDFEGNPKRSYYAVKTMNIIIGNFDEVEKLSDALYKFKVNDMIVYVVWSSDQEILEGFEGKLLVVDITAHANLIEAEKLKLGSLPVYIVSGDEKKLKELLSLLEDVERLPPQDMGDDIKKNPVEIPEAFAFRFGGWGHKHDEYAYTPGYRWMKPHPGPFNRYFIEKEKGVYDFSACDEGVKRAQQTGAEIVATIWPYTEWDEEAYKGREGYGEATGGGPFAYVLPSSRFKPYDIQAYKAFVRALVERYDGDGIDDMPGLKYPIKYWEILNEPEAQHDNKYFFKGSGKEYFELVKATYEAVKEADSTAKVVLGGAATLDKESIEWWEEFYSLGGGNYFDIAGIHSYADEKDDFNVDDLKKLLEKYGINKPIWVTEVGPTGEMSREDGIMFAKAAIRAFANGAEVLFFDYKPVAHVMAYIIGDFNRVEKSSEGVYVFETKEDKVYVVWKPGKFPIEGSEIYVADIYGNVRVEDASGIEVGDTPIYLFKSEKILQRLKMFMKAQGEEKNY; this is encoded by the coding sequence TTGGGGGATGAAAAGATGCATTTAACTTGGAAGGTTGCAACGGTTGTAATCCTTACCGTACTGATCGTCTCCGTTTCCGGGTGTATTATGAGAAATAATTTGGAAAAGCACATAAAAACTGGAGAAAAATCTTCATCTGAGGCTCCTTTTATATTGGCAGCAAGTTCAGAAGATGGCATTCATTTTTCTGAATCAGAAAAAGTCATTCAAGGATCCGTTCCAGAAGTTTTGAAAGTTAATGGGAAATTTCTTATGTATTATGTGATTCCTGGAGAGGATGAAATAAGGATCGCTGAGTCTGAAGACGGTATCCATTTCCACAATTCTCAAGTGGTTATCGAAAAAGGGGATGAGTATGACAAATTCGGTGCAGTTGACCCAGCAGTCATTCAGATATCTGAAAATCTTTTCAGGATGTACTATGTTGGTTGGGAAGAAGACATTCCTGGAGGATGGGGAAGAAACAGTTTACTAACTGCTATTTCAACTGATGGTATTCATTGGAAGAAAGAACGGAAGATACTGTCAAAAGAAAAACTCTCAGATGTTGCAGTTATCAGAATAGAAAATGGGTTTAGGATATATTACTCAGATAAGGATAATCTCTACGCATTTGATAGTGCAGATGGTGTGAACATTACTAAAGATTGGGGCAGAATAATGGAAAGAGTTTCTGTACCTTTTGTTTTAAAAACTGACAATGAGTACAGGCTTTACTATACCAAGGTCCCAGATAGCCCGGAAGAAGGTATAGATGTATACCTTTCCACCTCCAAGGATGGTATCAACTTTACTGGAGAAAAACTAATTTTAGAGAATGCCGATGCTCCTTGTGTAATAAAAGTCAACGAAAAGTTTGTGATATACTATCACATACCTCCGCCACCGCCACCAGAAGCTTCAGGTGAAGAGAAGAGTGTGCTCAGGAGCATGCCTCAGGGTACAGCCACGCTATCAGACAGGTTCGGTTTCGTTTGTTTTGATCCTTTAGCCATAAGCGATTTGAACCTCGGCTGGCTTAGACCACATCCTGGTCCTTTTATATGGGATAAAATTGAACCAGAGAGAGGAAAATATGATTTCAGCGAAGCGGATGAAGTGGTTAGAGAGGCTCAGGCAATGGGCTTGAACATTCTTGCAACAATCTGGCCTTATGCAAAGTGGGATCAGGAGAAGTGGGGTAACATAGACAGATTTGTTGAAAAGCGAGACTTTCCCGAACTTCCTTTCAGCAGGTATAAGCCATACAACATGCAAGCGTATAAAGAATTTGTTAAAGCTCTAGTTGAGAGGTATGATGGTGATGGATTTAATGACATGCCAGGCTTAACAAAGCCTATAAAGTACTGGGAGGTCATTAACGAACCATCAACAGGCATTATCTGTAAATTTGAAGGAAAAAATGCAGGATTTTTTAAAGGAGACGCGGAAGATTACTTTGAAGTTTTGAAGGTTACTTATGAAGCCATTAAAGAGGCTGACAAGGATGCAAAGGTTCTGAACGGTGGAATGGTTCCCCTGCCACCGGAAAAAGGCGAGGTTTCAGATGGATTCTACGGCTTCTGGAACAAAGTGTTTGAGATGGGAGGAAGTAAGTATATTGACATAGTAAACTTTCACTCCTTCTCTCCGTATGAGGATGCAATAAGGCTAAAGGAAAGATTTGGAAAGTATGTTGCTGGCAAACCTCTATGGGTTACAGAGTTTTCTGCTACTGATGAGTATAGATACGTAGAGGCATCAAAATCCTTTGGTGAAGGTGTAGAGAGGATTTTTTACACTGCATACAGAGCATTTCCTGAAGCTCCAGAGGATCTTATCACTGGAAGCTTGATAGATTTTGAAGGGAATCCAAAACGATCCTACTATGCAGTCAAAACCATGAATATAATTATCGGTAATTTTGATGAAGTGGAGAAGTTGAGCGATGCCCTTTACAAATTTAAGGTTAACGACATGATAGTTTACGTTGTGTGGAGCAGTGATCAAGAAATACTCGAAGGATTTGAAGGAAAGCTCTTGGTTGTCGATATCACCGCTCATGCAAATTTGATTGAAGCTGAGAAACTTAAACTTGGAAGTCTGCCGGTATATATTGTCTCTGGAGATGAGAAAAAGCTGAAAGAGCTGCTCTCATTGCTAGAGGATGTTGAGCGATTACCTCCACAAGATATGGGTGACGATATCAAAAAGAATCCAGTGGAGATACCTGAAGCTTTTGCATTCAGATTTGGAGGTTGGGGGCACAAGCATGATGAATATGCTTATACTCCTGGATATCGCTGGATGAAACCGCATCCAGGACCTTTTAACAGATATTTCATAGAGAAAGAGAAAGGTGTTTATGATTTTTCAGCATGTGATGAGGGAGTAAAGAGAGCTCAGCAAACTGGGGCTGAAATCGTTGCTACAATCTGGCCTTACACAGAATGGGATGAAGAAGCTTACAAAGGAAGAGAGGGATACGGTGAAGCTACTGGAGGAGGACCTTTTGCCTATGTTTTACCTTCATCCAGATTCAAACCATACGATATACAAGCATATAAAGCGTTCGTCAGAGCTTTAGTGGAAAGATATGATGGGGACGGTATAGACGACATGCCAGGATTAAAATACCCAATAAAATACTGGGAGATTCTAAACGAGCCTGAGGCCCAGCACGACAACAAATACTTCTTTAAGGGAAGTGGGAAGGAATACTTTGAACTTGTAAAAGCAACTTATGAAGCTGTGAAGGAGGCAGATTCAACAGCAAAGGTAGTTTTGGGTGGTGCAGCAACTTTGGATAAAGAATCAATAGAATGGTGGGAAGAATTTTACTCTTTGGGAGGAGGAAATTACTTTGATATTGCTGGGATACATTCCTACGCGGATGAAAAAGATGATTTCAACGTGGATGATTTGAAAAAATTGCTTGAAAAATATGGGATTAACAAGCCAATATGGGTTACAGAAGTTGGACCTACAGGTGAGATGAGCAGAGAAGATGGCATCATGTTTGCAAAAGCAGCGATACGAGCTTTTGCGAATGGAGCAGAGGTTCTGTTCTTCGATTATAAGCCAGTTGCCCATGTTATGGCGTATATTATTGGAGATTTTAATAGAGTTGAAAAGTCAAGTGAAGGAGTGTATGTATTTGAAACAAAAGAAGACAAAGTTTACGTTGTTTGGAAACCTGGAAAATTCCCGATTGAAGGGAGTGAAATTTACGTGGCTGATATCTACGGAAATGTCAGAGTAGAAGATGCTTCAGGAATAGAAGTAGGAGACACACCGATCTATCTGTTCAAGAGTGAGAAGATTTTGCAAAGATTAAAGATGTTCATGAAAGCGCAGGGAGAAGAAAAGAATTACTGA
- the dsrA gene encoding dissimilatory-type sulfite reductase subunit alpha encodes MSDEEFPLLSELKKGPWPSFVKEIEKTAEKKPEMKDLLKQLERSYEDKITYWKHGGIVSVKGYGGGVIGRYSFLAKECPGVAEFHTMRVNQPAGWFYTSDALRTICDIWEKYGSGLTNMHGSTGDIILLGTTTQNLQPCFNELAKNGWDLGGSGSALRTPSACVGPARCEFALIDTLELCYDLTITYQDELHRPMWPYKFKFKIAGCPNDCVAAKARSDFAIVGTWKDEIKINQEEVKKYAEAGVDIKTQVVDNCPTKCIEYDEEKKELKIDNSNCVRCMHCINVLPKALKPGDERGAVILMGGKAPILEGPVMGWVVVPFIKAEKPFDEIKELAEAVWDFWDENGKFRERLAELIERVGMMRFLEAIGVEPDPRMIKEPRANPFYFWREEDLKERTNPWEIWRRAESE; translated from the coding sequence TTGAGCGATGAAGAATTCCCATTGCTGAGTGAATTGAAAAAGGGTCCATGGCCCAGTTTTGTCAAAGAGATTGAAAAGACAGCAGAGAAGAAACCAGAGATGAAAGATCTCCTCAAGCAGCTTGAAAGGAGCTATGAGGACAAAATTACATACTGGAAGCACGGTGGTATTGTTTCTGTGAAAGGATATGGTGGTGGAGTTATTGGTAGATATTCATTCCTTGCAAAAGAGTGTCCTGGAGTCGCTGAATTCCATACGATGAGAGTTAACCAGCCAGCAGGGTGGTTCTACACCTCAGATGCTTTGAGGACGATTTGTGACATCTGGGAGAAATATGGAAGCGGTCTGACGAACATGCACGGTTCAACCGGAGACATAATCCTGCTTGGTACAACAACACAGAACCTCCAGCCATGTTTCAACGAGCTTGCAAAGAATGGCTGGGACCTTGGAGGTTCAGGTTCTGCCCTTAGAACCCCGAGTGCCTGTGTAGGCCCGGCAAGATGTGAGTTCGCCTTGATCGATACTCTCGAGCTCTGCTATGACCTCACAATAACCTATCAGGATGAACTCCACAGACCAATGTGGCCATACAAGTTCAAGTTCAAGATTGCTGGATGCCCGAATGACTGTGTTGCCGCAAAGGCAAGATCTGACTTTGCTATAGTAGGAACTTGGAAGGATGAGATCAAAATAAACCAGGAAGAGGTCAAGAAGTACGCTGAGGCTGGCGTTGACATCAAAACACAGGTTGTTGACAACTGCCCAACCAAGTGCATAGAGTATGATGAGGAGAAGAAAGAGCTCAAGATCGACAACTCTAACTGTGTAAGATGTATGCACTGCATCAATGTGCTGCCAAAGGCTTTGAAGCCAGGAGACGAGAGAGGTGCGGTAATCCTCATGGGTGGTAAGGCACCTATCCTCGAAGGCCCAGTAATGGGATGGGTGGTAGTTCCATTCATAAAGGCTGAGAAGCCATTCGATGAGATCAAGGAGCTTGCAGAGGCTGTCTGGGACTTCTGGGATGAGAACGGTAAGTTCAGAGAGAGACTTGCAGAGCTTATCGAGAGAGTTGGTATGATGAGGTTCCTGGAGGCAATCGGTGTTGAGCCAGATCCAAGGATGATCAAGGAGCCAAGAGCAAATCCGTTCTACTTCTGGAGAGAAGAGGACCTCAAGGAGAGGACGAACCCATGGGAGATTTGGAGAAGGGCTGAATCTGAGTAG
- a CDS encoding cation-translocating P-type ATPase, translating into MDKEIEWYRTPISEVFKLAKSSPQGITDEEAAKRLILYGYNEIKEEKKISEILRFLSHFNDPLIYILMVSGLITTFLLRYVDTTIIFLVVLINAVIGYIQERKAKKTIESLKRIIKVKARVIRRVEKEIPAKELVPGDVIVLEAGMKVPADARLFEVKNLTVDESLLTGESTPVEKFSETIQEKTAVERNNMVFAGTLVLEGYGKAVVVATGENTELGKIAKTVKIEKGVETPLLRRIKHISKFIFFIIVVVSILNFIIGVLRGYDPTFMFLASVSLAVAAIPESLPALVTMSLAIGVRDMAKRNAIVRKLPAVESLGSVTTICTDKTGTLTQNKMKVIRIFAGGREYDIESKDSILSREELAEHLDIYLTIKAGYICNTAIYFLKDGEPITSGDPTEVALLEVASLAGIKKQFKIIDEIPFDPALRYMATAVKEGEFVEIYVKGSIERVLSMCRWALAEGKVVELDEHRIHKIASEFALRGLRVLAFAYKFVDLEEFGSIEDNLDDLIFLGLQCMIDPPREECYEAIKKCKEAGVRVIMITGDHPSTALFIAKELDINGSVITGDKIEKMNDEELKKVLKKTNVFARILPKMKLRIVKLLQEMGEIVAVTGDGVNDAPALKRADIGVAMGSGTEVAKESAEIILLDDNFATIVEAIDEGRNVFRKIQKILAWLLPTNVGEGLVVLTAFLLGITLPILPVQILWINTVTAVLLGTTLVFEPREPNLLKLKPITGELLNPAILFRIIWVAIVLVVCAYFLYFRYDENELIARTIAMNTIVFFEIFYLLSSRSIDLSFIKTLKFKNRAIYLGILAMIVLQLVATYSPHFNVILHTAPLDASMWLEIVTVSSLVFLLAELEKYIRINFYKKFLT; encoded by the coding sequence ATGGATAAAGAAATCGAATGGTATAGGACTCCAATTTCAGAAGTTTTTAAGCTCGCTAAAAGCTCACCTCAAGGTATAACAGATGAAGAGGCCGCAAAAAGGCTTATATTATATGGATATAATGAAATTAAAGAAGAGAAGAAAATTAGCGAGATTTTAAGGTTTCTATCTCACTTTAACGATCCTCTAATTTACATTTTAATGGTATCTGGTTTAATAACGACATTTCTTCTTCGATATGTAGATACAACCATAATATTCCTAGTCGTGCTGATAAATGCAGTAATTGGCTATATCCAGGAAAGAAAAGCAAAAAAAACAATTGAATCTTTAAAGAGGATAATAAAGGTTAAAGCAAGGGTAATAAGAAGGGTTGAAAAAGAAATTCCCGCAAAAGAGCTCGTTCCCGGAGATGTAATAGTACTAGAAGCCGGAATGAAGGTTCCAGCAGATGCAAGGCTTTTTGAAGTTAAAAATCTAACCGTCGATGAATCTTTACTAACGGGCGAATCCACACCAGTTGAAAAATTTTCTGAAACTATTCAGGAGAAGACTGCTGTTGAGAGAAACAACATGGTCTTTGCTGGGACGCTTGTTCTTGAAGGCTACGGAAAAGCTGTTGTTGTCGCTACAGGCGAGAATACCGAGCTAGGCAAGATTGCAAAGACCGTTAAAATAGAAAAAGGTGTTGAAACACCTTTGCTACGTAGAATAAAGCATATTAGCAAATTTATTTTCTTTATAATCGTTGTGGTTTCGATCTTAAATTTTATAATTGGTGTGTTAAGAGGTTACGACCCCACATTCATGTTCTTAGCCTCCGTTAGCTTAGCTGTTGCGGCAATTCCTGAAAGCTTGCCCGCTCTTGTGACAATGAGCCTTGCAATTGGTGTTAGAGATATGGCAAAAAGAAACGCTATAGTTAGAAAGCTACCAGCTGTTGAATCTCTAGGAAGTGTTACGACGATATGCACAGACAAAACTGGAACACTTACACAGAACAAAATGAAGGTAATAAGAATATTTGCTGGAGGGAGGGAGTATGATATCGAGAGTAAAGATTCTATTCTCAGCAGAGAAGAACTTGCAGAACATCTTGATATATATCTCACAATAAAGGCTGGCTACATATGTAACACAGCAATTTATTTTTTAAAAGATGGAGAGCCTATAACGAGCGGAGATCCAACTGAAGTAGCCCTTCTTGAAGTTGCATCGCTGGCAGGAATTAAAAAACAGTTTAAAATTATTGACGAAATTCCATTTGATCCCGCATTACGCTATATGGCAACTGCAGTAAAAGAAGGAGAATTCGTGGAAATCTATGTAAAAGGTTCAATAGAAAGAGTTCTTTCAATGTGCAGGTGGGCTTTAGCGGAAGGAAAAGTAGTAGAGCTTGATGAACACCGCATTCACAAGATAGCATCAGAGTTTGCCCTTCGGGGTTTAAGGGTTCTGGCATTTGCATACAAGTTTGTTGACTTAGAAGAATTTGGTAGTATTGAAGATAATCTTGACGATCTAATCTTCCTCGGTCTTCAATGCATGATCGATCCTCCAAGAGAGGAATGTTATGAAGCGATCAAGAAGTGTAAAGAAGCTGGTGTAAGAGTCATCATGATAACTGGGGATCATCCAAGTACTGCATTATTTATTGCAAAAGAGCTTGACATTAATGGCAGTGTTATAACGGGTGACAAAATCGAAAAAATGAACGATGAAGAGCTTAAAAAAGTATTAAAGAAGACAAACGTATTTGCAAGAATCTTGCCAAAAATGAAGCTAAGAATAGTCAAATTATTACAGGAAATGGGTGAAATAGTTGCAGTTACTGGAGATGGTGTAAACGATGCTCCTGCGTTAAAGAGGGCTGACATTGGCGTTGCAATGGGCTCTGGCACGGAGGTGGCTAAAGAATCCGCTGAAATAATTTTGCTTGATGATAATTTTGCAACAATTGTAGAAGCCATTGATGAAGGTAGAAATGTTTTTAGAAAGATTCAAAAGATTCTTGCATGGTTGCTACCAACTAATGTTGGAGAGGGACTTGTAGTTCTTACAGCTTTTCTTTTGGGCATCACACTTCCGATTTTGCCGGTGCAAATACTCTGGATTAATACGGTTACAGCTGTGCTTTTAGGAACAACTTTAGTTTTTGAGCCTAGAGAGCCAAATCTGCTTAAGCTCAAGCCGATAACTGGAGAGTTGTTGAATCCAGCGATTTTATTTAGGATAATTTGGGTAGCTATAGTTTTGGTTGTATGCGCATACTTTCTATACTTTAGATATGACGAAAACGAACTGATAGCCAGAACAATAGCAATGAATACGATAGTGTTTTTTGAAATATTCTACCTGCTTAGTTCAAGAAGCATCGATTTGAGCTTTATAAAAACTCTGAAGTTTAAGAATAGGGCCATCTATTTGGGAATTCTTGCAATGATCGTTTTGCAGTTGGTAGCGACATATTCGCCTCACTTCAACGTAATCCTGCATACCGCACCGCTTGATGCAAGCATGTGGCTTGAAATTGTAACTGTATCCTCTTTAGTATTTCTCCTTGCTGAGCTAGAAAAATATATAAGAATAAATTTTTATAAAAAATTTCTTACCTGA